The Maridesulfovibrio sp. genomic sequence TCTGCTCTTCGCCTTCTACCGTGAAGCCACAGCCAAGATAGAAAGCGCGGGAATTTGGTGATGAATTCACGGTCAATTCACTGGTTCCGGCTTTGCGGCAATGTTCAATGACCAGACTCATCAAAATTTTGCCAATACCATTTCCCTGCTCGGCAGAATCGACGAAAAGCATTCCCAAATGCCTGAAAAAACGTATTTCAGCTACTCCGACAATCCGTCCGGCATGTCTGGCCGTGAAAACAACCGCCCCCTGCTCCATTCGTTCTCGCAAGGCCTGCGGAGTTGCGTAAACTTTAAACTCGGAACGTCCCTGCGCTGTAAAACCGGGGGCAACTTTTTCATCAAAGACTTTAAAAATCAATTCTGAGGCTTGATATTCCTCACCGGGCTGTAACTGATCGTATATAATTGACTCCGACATATTACTTTCCTAACGCCGCCGTTTAGGCATGGCAGCAGTGCAAACCCAGTCCAAAACAAGGGGCGGATTCACATTATAATTAAGGGATTCCTGTGCCTTGCCGAGCACGAGGTCGAGTCTGCGCAGTCCTTTGGGATCAAAAAGCCCTGAAATCGCATTGGCGGCGGAAGTGGACTGAGGATTGACCAGCGCATTCTTGAGTTCCCGCTGGCAGCCCATGACTACCTGTAAGCCCATTTCTTTATCCAGAGCCCCTTTGGCCGAAGTACGGGCAAACCACCCCTGACCTGATCTCCAGAAATGAAGCATGGCATTGACCCATTCGGCGACTTCCGGGGAATTCTGCTGATCTGTAGGCCATGCGAGAGTGATGACCCAGCTGCGTGAGACAAGGGTTTCCAGCAGCCGTTCACGCTGCGGGGCGGTGAGCACAAAGACATTGCCGGGGCGAGGTTCTTCCAAGGTCTTGAGGAGCGCGTTAGCAGAGTTGCCGTTAAGGTGCTGTGCTTCGCGGACCACGGTAACGCGGGTTCCGCCGCCATGCGGAGGCTGCCCCCAGACCGGAAGTAATTCACGGATTGAATCTACTGAAATATCCTGTTTGAGGCCGGTTCCGCTGTCATTTTCTTCACGGTCAATAAGCAGAAAATCGTTGAAAGCATTGTCCGCAATCTGCTGGCATGATTGGCAGGTTCCGCAAGGTTCCTGACCGTTCTCGCAGTTGAGCACACAAGCCCAGTAACGGGCCATATCCATGCGCTCGTCAGCGTTGCCGCCTTCAATCAAAAGACATTGCGGAGGCTTCTGGGCCAGTTTCGCAAAACGGGACAGAACCAGATTTTGGCGAGAAGCAGTTTCTTGAATGGATGTGAACATAGTGTGCCTCCGGCGGCCCTGCCGGGGGCCTCTCCGAGGGCCAAAGAACCCTTTTGGAAAAGGGTTCTCTGGACTCTCCTAAAACTTTTAATAAGCTTCGCGTCCCTTATTCCAAAAACACGCACTAACTTAAAAACACCAAATCCCACGTAAAACACAACGTGGGAAAGAAATATCTAAACATCATGCACTCCTAAATATCCCCGCAGCGAAGCCAACTAAAGGTTTCTGAAGGGGATGGGGTCTGGGGAAGGGGAAACTCTTGCAAGAGTTTCCCCTTCCCCAGCCGCCGGAGGTACTATCTTACAATAGTCTGAGCGCGGTCGGGACCGACGGAGACTATGCCGACTTTTACGCCGGAGAGTTCTTCAATGCGTGCAATGTAGTTGCGTGCAGCTTCAGGCAGTTCGTCGTAGGAAGCTGCCTTGGTGATATCTTCATCCCAACCGGGCATGGATTCATAAACAGGCTTGACGTAAGCCATTCCGTTCTGTTCCTGCGGGGGATAATCTACCTTTTCACCACAGTACTCGTAGGCAACGCAGATTTTAATTTCTTTAAGGCCGGAAAGTACATCCAGCTTGGTCAGAGCGAACTCAGTGAGGTCACAGAGACGTGCGGTTTCACGCAGGACAACCATGTCCAGCCAGCCGCAACGACGCTTACGTCCGGTTGTTGCACCGAACTCATGGCCGTTTCTCTGCAGGGTATCACCGGTTTCATCAAACAGTTCGGTGGGGAAAGGTCCGGCACCGACACGTGTAGTGTACGCTTTACAGATACCTATGATACGTTCCAGCTGGCGGGGACCGCATCCTGCTCCGGCAGCGGCGTTACCTGCAACAACATTGGAGGAAGTAACAAAAGGATAAGTTCCGTGGTCGATATCAAGATGCACACCCTGTGCGCCTTCGAAGAGGACCATGCTGCCTTTCTTGTTTTCATCCTGAATAACGGAGGAAACATCTCCCAGGTAAGGGACAACTCTTTCAGCGATGGGCAGTATTTCCTGATATACCTTTTCAGCATCAAGCGGCTCAACATTGAAAAGTTTTTCAAAAAGAACGTTCTTTTCCTGAAGTCCTGCAACAATTTTTTTACGCAGAAGTTCAGGATCAGCGAGATCGGCGGCACGGATACCGCAACGGTTCATTTTATCTTCGTAGCAGGGGCCGATACCGCGACCGGTGGTACCGATCTTGTTATCAGCGGATTTAAGGGATTCGCGGCAGTTGTCCATCAATTTGTGATACGGCATGATGATCTGGGTCTTCTTGCTGATCATCAGACGTTCGGGGGAAATATCCACACCTTTTTCGGCAAGTCCGTCAATCTCCTTGAGAAAAACCTCAGGGTCGAGTACTACCCCATTACCGATGAGGCACTTTTTACCCTGATGAAGAACCCCGGACGGGATGAGATGCAGGATACACTGCTCTCCTTCCACAACAAGAGTGTGACCGGCATTGTTTCCACCTTGGAAACGTACGATCGCACCAGCTTGTTCGGCGAGCATATCAACGATTTTGCCCTTGCCTTCGTCCCCCCACTGGGTTCCCACAATTACGGTATTAGCCATTACTAATGTGCTCCTTCTACAGTATTTCCGCATGCCTTTGACTTAAGACATGGAATTCTTGCTGTAATTTGATTACTTGATAGCGGCACTGCGTCTGACGTATAATAACAGGAACAAGCCTGTTGCTGCATAAAAAACCGTAAAATGGCCGCTCAAGAAGATCCGCTTACCTGCTGTTAATACCTTTTTTGCTAAAGGTTCGCCAGCATTAAGCACGGCAGACGGGTTTTAATGCGTAAAAAATCTTTCGGGGAAATGTCAATACATCAAAGTAAATTAAATGACCCAAAAACGGGTATTTTGACACTTTTTTCACAACATATTTTCAATATTGTTGTGTACTTGGCGTTATTCTCTTTTTTTTATTACATTTATTCAATCAAGCATGATATTCCCCTGCCCGGCACAATCCGGGTGGCCGCCGTGAATATAGAAAGGGTCTTTCCAAAACTTTCCCCGTGGGGTCCGGGATTCGAACGGGAATTGGTGGATGAATTCATAAAATACACCGGAACGAATCTTGATATTAAAGCCTATCCCACCCATGATCTTGCCTTTGAGGCTCTGGTCAAAGGCAAAGCCGACATCATGCTGGCCACGGGCTACAATCCGGACCTCAAATCAACCACCACACCGCTGATCAAAGGTCCGGTCTATGAACAAAATCAACCTGTCATGCTGCATCACATACTGCGATTCGAACTTCGCACCCCGTTTGAACTCTGTGATCAGGAAGTTTTTGTTCCGGCCCACTCAGGCTTGGAGCAGACTTTCAATAATCTGATCGAACACCTTGCCTGCACACCGACCATGGTCCGCGGCAAGAACTCCGCCCATCTGGAACCGCTGCTGCGGTATAACAACAACAAAACCATGCGCTTCCATCTTGTGGAATACGGAGCTTTCAAGCCCATCAGACCGTTTCTGCACAAGCTGAGAATCACGGACTATTTCGGTGATGACCTTGAATACAGGTGGTATATGCGAAAAGACGTTCATGGTCTGGGTCATGAAGCAGAAGACTATTGGCACCTGATAACATCCAACGGAACATTGGATGACCTGAAAGAAAAATATTTTGGTTTCATCCCTGAAGAAACAGACTTTTACGATCTTTACTCCCTTCGTAAAGACATCCGGGAAAAACTGCCCCTCTACCGCAATTACATAATCAAGGCAGCAAAAAAATATGATATTGACCCATTGCTGCTCACCGCGGTGATGTATCAGGAATCACATTTCGATCCCCTCGCCCGCAGCAAGACCGGGGTTCGAGGACTCATGCAGCTTACCACCGACACAGCCCAGCTCCTGGGGCTGACCAGTAGACTGGACCCGAAGCAATCCATCTACGGCGGGGCTCGTTATATCAAATTTTTATGGAACAAACTGGACAGCAGAGATGTGGACGGCTGGGATCGCTGGCTGTTTGCTTTAGCCGCCTACAATCAAGGACTGGGACATGTTTACGATGCAATAGAAATCGCCAAGTACACCAGCAAACATCCGGGAACATGGCGATCACTGAAGCAGGTGTTTCCGCTGCTGACCAGGTCTAAATACCATTCAAAAACAAAACACGGCTACACACGTGGGTATGAAGCCGTAGATTACGTTGATAGCATTCGCTATTACTATTACATTATGAACGGATTAGCTATCCTTCCGGGGCTGGAGTCGGATTACCTTGCTCCCCTTGCCGGAGCCCGTTGAACCTGCAGTAGAACTTTTAGTCTTTGACCCGAACAGCTCATCTTCGCCTTTTTCAGGCACAAAATCAGGTCTGGGAGACATTGATTCCGGTCCGGCGGCCTGAGCCCAGTGATAATTAAAAAGCTGGTTTTTAAGCCGCACAGCCTGTATCATACCGAACACGACTGCGGCTTCCTCCCACTTGCGGGTGGGTTCGAAATCGGCCACTTCAGCTTCATACTTATTCCATAATTCCGTAAGGGATGCTTCATCGTAAGCATTGAGCTGCTTGGCCAATTTCAACAGGGCCTTTTCCATATAACCTTCTGACATATATTCTCCAGATAAAATGCTGGCGACGGGACTCAGAAAAAAAACCGATCTTTTCCCGCGCACTTGAACAGAATCAACCTACAAAAAGTTTGCTGATACCGCAATTCAAAATTGCCCGCCGGAAAAGGGTGTGCTATGAGCGGCTTACCACAAGGCAACAACTCACGGAGAACAACTATGAGTGATCTTAAAAAAATGTACAAAACCCTGCAGCAGGATCCATTTCCAGCTGATATGACCGTCACCCTCGGGGACCAGAAACTGTCCTTTAAAAAAAGGACCTGGGAAATCGACGGGGAAACAAAAGGGCTTCGCTACGGCGAAAACCCCGACCAGCCCGCAGCTCTTTACGAACTGGTTTCCGGAGGTCTGGAGTACGACGGCATCAAATTTCGCGGCGAAGGACAGGGTCTTGTTTCCGCTCTCACTGAAGAACACATGATTCAGGCGGGAAAACATCCCGGCAAGACAAACCTGACCGATGTGGACAACGCTCTGAACATCCTGCAGTACCTTACCGCCAAGCCTGCGGCTGTTATCCTCAAACACAACAACCCCTGCGGAGCCGCATGGTCCGAAGACGGTGTAGGTGTTGCACTGCGTAACGCTTTTCAGGCTGACCGCATCGCCGCCTTCGGTGGAGCAATCGTAGT encodes the following:
- a CDS encoding transglycosylase SLT domain-containing protein, with the protein product MNIERVFPKLSPWGPGFERELVDEFIKYTGTNLDIKAYPTHDLAFEALVKGKADIMLATGYNPDLKSTTTPLIKGPVYEQNQPVMLHHILRFELRTPFELCDQEVFVPAHSGLEQTFNNLIEHLACTPTMVRGKNSAHLEPLLRYNNNKTMRFHLVEYGAFKPIRPFLHKLRITDYFGDDLEYRWYMRKDVHGLGHEAEDYWHLITSNGTLDDLKEKYFGFIPEETDFYDLYSLRKDIREKLPLYRNYIIKAAKKYDIDPLLLTAVMYQESHFDPLARSKTGVRGLMQLTTDTAQLLGLTSRLDPKQSIYGGARYIKFLWNKLDSRDVDGWDRWLFALAAYNQGLGHVYDAIEIAKYTSKHPGTWRSLKQVFPLLTRSKYHSKTKHGYTRGYEAVDYVDSIRYYYYIMNGLAILPGLESDYLAPLAGAR
- a CDS encoding DNA polymerase III subunit delta': MFTSIQETASRQNLVLSRFAKLAQKPPQCLLIEGGNADERMDMARYWACVLNCENGQEPCGTCQSCQQIADNAFNDFLLIDREENDSGTGLKQDISVDSIRELLPVWGQPPHGGGTRVTVVREAQHLNGNSANALLKTLEEPRPGNVFVLTAPQRERLLETLVSRSWVITLAWPTDQQNSPEVAEWVNAMLHFWRSGQGWFARTSAKGALDKEMGLQVVMGCQRELKNALVNPQSTSAANAISGLFDPKGLRRLDLVLGKAQESLNYNVNPPLVLDWVCTAAMPKRRR
- a CDS encoding GNAT family N-acetyltransferase: MSESIIYDQLQPGEEYQASELIFKVFDEKVAPGFTAQGRSEFKVYATPQALRERMEQGAVVFTARHAGRIVGVAEIRFFRHLGMLFVDSAEQGNGIGKILMSLVIEHCRKAGTSELTVNSSPNSRAFYLGCGFTVEGEEQNMNGIRFVPMKFVL
- a CDS encoding adenylosuccinate synthase, which gives rise to MANTVIVGTQWGDEGKGKIVDMLAEQAGAIVRFQGGNNAGHTLVVEGEQCILHLIPSGVLHQGKKCLIGNGVVLDPEVFLKEIDGLAEKGVDISPERLMISKKTQIIMPYHKLMDNCRESLKSADNKIGTTGRGIGPCYEDKMNRCGIRAADLADPELLRKKIVAGLQEKNVLFEKLFNVEPLDAEKVYQEILPIAERVVPYLGDVSSVIQDENKKGSMVLFEGAQGVHLDIDHGTYPFVTSSNVVAGNAAAGAGCGPRQLERIIGICKAYTTRVGAGPFPTELFDETGDTLQRNGHEFGATTGRKRRCGWLDMVVLRETARLCDLTEFALTKLDVLSGLKEIKICVAYEYCGEKVDYPPQEQNGMAYVKPVYESMPGWDEDITKAASYDELPEAARNYIARIEELSGVKVGIVSVGPDRAQTIVR